The following are encoded in a window of Cyanobacteria bacterium GSL.Bin1 genomic DNA:
- a CDS encoding oligosaccharide flippase family protein has product MFKRILSWTLDNSNKQSILKPLLKGASTVLLIQVLGRGIGYFDQILLARWMGVEEYGLYVYVIIWATLATTPVQLGLRSSLVRFIPEYRAKGEMGRLRGVVYSSLGLVITASTVLSFLASAIVYLINTQSVIANFEVILLGIWLMPLVATIQINMSIMQGFRNMSAAFAPMILTRPILILIGASFLYFIGSPQQTLSSLNILWVSFFALCFILVSQFWIVHSMLSSVVRGTEPVYDLKGLLRVSFPLLLAACFNNLLVQSDIVMLGVIRGPEEVGLYNVAVRTAGLIGFLLTGVTASSAPIISKAYAEDNTEKLQKIMLRSGQAIVVPSLIILLGVVLFSKPLLENFGPEFVAVQGVLIILAFSMFIKSTSGPVTQLLDMTGYQDDSAKIRGFTATLNLILNILGIYTLGFLGAALATFTSLIVNRALTDYVAAKRLHMQTSLLFLLTSKILPRRR; this is encoded by the coding sequence ATGTTCAAGCGCATTCTTTCATGGACATTAGATAACTCAAATAAACAGAGTATATTAAAGCCACTATTAAAAGGGGCTAGCACAGTATTATTAATCCAGGTATTGGGAAGAGGAATAGGCTATTTCGATCAAATTCTACTAGCAAGGTGGATGGGTGTTGAAGAGTACGGTCTGTATGTATATGTAATTATTTGGGCTACTCTTGCAACTACACCAGTTCAGCTTGGGTTGAGGTCTTCCTTAGTTCGCTTTATTCCTGAATACAGGGCTAAAGGAGAAATGGGTCGTTTGCGAGGAGTTGTTTACAGCAGTTTGGGTTTGGTTATTACAGCAAGCACCGTACTATCCTTCTTGGCTTCAGCGATTGTTTATCTGATAAATACTCAAAGTGTTATTGCTAACTTCGAAGTAATTTTGCTGGGAATCTGGCTCATGCCGCTTGTGGCAACAATTCAGATAAACATGAGCATAATGCAGGGATTTCGCAACATGTCTGCCGCATTTGCGCCAATGATACTCACTAGGCCTATACTAATCCTTATAGGCGCTTCTTTTTTATACTTTATAGGCTCACCCCAGCAGACTCTGAGTTCCCTAAATATCCTATGGGTCAGCTTTTTTGCTCTTTGTTTTATTTTGGTAAGTCAGTTCTGGATAGTACACTCTATGCTGTCCTCCGTAGTACGGGGTACAGAGCCTGTTTATGACTTAAAAGGGCTGTTAAGAGTATCCTTCCCTTTGTTGCTAGCAGCATGCTTCAATAACCTGTTAGTTCAGTCAGACATTGTGATGCTTGGGGTTATAAGAGGTCCTGAAGAGGTTGGTTTGTACAACGTCGCCGTAAGAACAGCTGGCCTTATAGGCTTTCTTTTAACCGGTGTTACTGCTTCTTCAGCTCCTATAATTTCAAAAGCTTATGCAGAAGATAACACTGAGAAACTGCAAAAAATTATGCTTAGATCTGGCCAAGCTATTGTAGTGCCTTCTTTAATCATACTGTTGGGTGTAGTTCTTTTTTCAAAACCACTTCTAGAAAACTTCGGACCTGAATTTGTTGCGGTTCAGGGAGTTCTTATTATTTTAGCTTTCAGTATGTTTATCAAATCAACATCTGGGCCAGTAACTCAGCTTCTTGATATGACAGGGTATCAGGATGACAGTGCGAAAATAAGGGGGTTTACTGCAACGCTCAACCTTATATTAAACATTTTAGGCATATATACTCTAGGTTTTTTAGGAGCCGCTTTGGCTACATTTACCTCGCTAATTGTAAACAGAGCATTGACTGACTATGTTGCTGCTAAACGCCTCCACATGCAGACATCTTTATTATTCTTGTTGACCAGTAAAATTCTTCCTAGAAGGAGGTAA
- a CDS encoding sulfotransferase, with the protein MLMAKKGKLPDFLFIGAMKAATTTMSFQLGKQPGIYMVSNPKELYYFSYDKNFAKGSDWYRSKFSAAKPNDLCGEAATTYTQLPHSPHVVDRMYELIPNAKLIYIMRHPVDRLVSHFLHEYLLRNITIDINQAIHDYPQLIDSSLYSMQLKPFLTKYGPEQILPMFFERLLQFPQDELERVCRFIGYTGKPQWDFNTAPRNKTSSRPIMYPWIRFMRKTPVLNSLRKSLTPEWLQEKMKTLFASNLEKPKINPQNLDYLHQVFNQDLNILGDWFQTELTCHNFKAVTSSSALKWINVGQEMGDAPSVDFLKRTS; encoded by the coding sequence ATGTTAATGGCGAAAAAAGGTAAACTTCCTGATTTTTTATTTATCGGAGCCATGAAGGCTGCTACTACAACAATGAGCTTTCAGTTAGGAAAACAGCCAGGTATCTACATGGTTAGTAACCCGAAAGAGCTGTACTATTTCAGCTACGACAAAAATTTTGCAAAAGGTAGCGACTGGTATCGAAGTAAGTTTTCAGCAGCCAAGCCAAACGACTTGTGTGGTGAAGCGGCTACTACCTATACCCAGTTACCTCACTCCCCTCATGTTGTTGACCGGATGTATGAGCTAATCCCAAACGCAAAGCTGATTTATATCATGCGACATCCTGTAGATAGATTGGTTTCACATTTCCTTCACGAGTATCTCCTAAGAAACATAACAATTGATATTAACCAAGCAATACATGACTACCCTCAACTTATAGACTCTAGCTTGTACTCAATGCAGCTAAAGCCCTTTCTCACAAAGTATGGCCCCGAACAAATACTGCCGATGTTTTTTGAGCGGCTCCTTCAGTTTCCTCAAGATGAACTTGAGAGAGTGTGCCGCTTTATAGGCTACACGGGAAAACCTCAGTGGGACTTCAATACGGCTCCTAGAAATAAAACGAGTAGCCGCCCTATTATGTATCCTTGGATTAGGTTTATGAGGAAGACTCCCGTTCTTAATTCCCTCCGAAAATCTCTAACTCCAGAGTGGTTACAAGAAAAAATGAAAACCTTATTTGCCAGCAATCTCGAGAAACCGAAGATTAACCCGCAAAACTTAGACTATTTGCATCAAGTGTTCAATCAAGACCTCAACATTTTAGGCGATTGGTTTCAAACTGAATTAACATGCCACAACTTTAAGGCTGTCACATCTTCTAGTGCGCTGAAATGGATTAATGTGGGACAGGAGATGGGCGATGCTCCTTCTGTAGACTTCTTAAAAAGAACTAGCTAA
- a CDS encoding glycosyltransferase: MIKGEDLKLNPTISVIIAAYNAEKYILKAIDSVLKQTFENFELIVVDDVSTDSTAAIVKSVMDPRVCLIKQSENGGGAAARNLAIEQAKGKWIAILDADDWFAPDRLEILLKVGTQYGADIVADNQWYVNSEDVDDKPYKTWFNPSKVRVKSPKLFDAAYFIKNDVMGQAGLHLGYSKPLFKREFLISEGIRYRPELRNYGEDFGIILQCLSRGAKFILYPEPLYYYLIRPDSVSNNSGVWIKYLENVCFVLESTLQEEDIRDSEIKFLLLASLEAHRSRLLYRKTVDTFKAMGFQKGLPLLVKNFRLIFSVKFRNFMSKLGVTTLRGG, from the coding sequence ATGATAAAAGGTGAAGACTTGAAACTAAATCCCACTATTTCTGTAATTATCGCAGCTTACAATGCCGAGAAATATATTCTAAAAGCTATAGATTCCGTACTAAAGCAGACATTCGAAAATTTTGAACTAATTGTCGTCGATGACGTTTCAACTGATTCTACGGCGGCAATTGTAAAAAGTGTAATGGATCCAAGAGTCTGCTTAATTAAGCAATCAGAAAATGGAGGTGGCGCAGCAGCACGCAATCTAGCTATAGAACAAGCTAAGGGTAAGTGGATAGCTATACTTGACGCGGATGACTGGTTTGCTCCAGACAGGTTGGAAATCCTTCTTAAAGTCGGGACTCAATATGGAGCAGACATAGTTGCAGACAATCAGTGGTACGTAAACAGCGAAGATGTAGATGATAAGCCTTATAAAACCTGGTTTAATCCAAGTAAAGTAAGAGTTAAGTCTCCGAAGTTATTCGATGCTGCATATTTCATAAAGAACGATGTTATGGGTCAGGCCGGTCTGCATTTGGGTTACTCGAAACCTCTTTTCAAAAGAGAATTTCTAATTAGTGAAGGCATCCGTTACAGACCTGAACTGCGCAATTATGGGGAAGATTTTGGTATTATACTACAATGTTTGAGCCGCGGAGCGAAGTTCATTCTTTATCCGGAGCCGCTTTATTATTATTTAATCAGGCCTGATTCTGTAAGTAATAATTCTGGCGTATGGATAAAATATCTTGAGAACGTCTGTTTCGTCCTCGAGTCCACTCTCCAGGAAGAAGATATTAGAGATTCAGAGATAAAGTTTCTTTTACTTGCTAGTTTAGAAGCTCATCGCTCGAGGCTTCTATATCGAAAAACGGTAGATACCTTTAAAGCTATGGGTTTTCAAAAAGGGCTCCCACTCTTAGTGAAAAACTTTCGGCTAATCTTTTCTGTTAAATTTAGAAACTTTATGAGCAAGTTAGGCGTAACAACTTTACGAGGAGGTTGA